GCTGGTGAAAAAAAATCCAAGACAGTGTTCTTTGTAAAGAAATGGCAGCAGATCTGGCTTTGGTATTTTGAAGTAAATATTTCTTATTTCCATTTGATCGTCAGGCTTTATTTTGCTTGAAAAGCAGCCGATAATTCGGGCGGTTGTAAACCACGGCGAGGTCAACCAAACGTCGTCCACGAAATATGAAATATCGTGCAAAATGATTACTTTTTGCCTGCCGTGTGGTTTGATTTCTTCTATTTTTCCGCGGACCATAATTGATTTGTTTGCGCACTGTTCGCTTATTCTTTTTAGAAAATAGCCAGGAGTTGCACTTACAAATGCGCTGAGCAGCAAGCAAAAATAGAGCGTTGTTATGGCCGAAAATACAGAGCCCCGTTTATGAGCCAAAAAAACAAGAGGAATGCTTGCAATAAGAATACATAAAATCATGCTCGGGCTTGAAATTAATGAAAGCGGTTGCCACAGAATGCCTACGATAGACCCTATCAACGCTGGGAAAAGTGGAACGGGGAGTCTTTTTTTTAGGTACATTTTTTATCTAGAGCTGTTTTATGAATTTCAATGAGTGAGCCGTCGTACATTTCTAAAATAACAAAATCACCCTCTTTTTTTGAAATATACCCAACAATTCCGCTTGTTGTGATGATTCTTTCGCCAAGAGCAAAATCGTTCTGCTGTGAAGAAATTTGGCTGTTTTTGTCTTTTATTAAAAGCGTGTATGAAATTGCAAGGGCAATAAACGGTGTTACCGTAACGAAAAAAGAAATTATGGAGTCGACCATTGGTTTTGATAAGGCTACAATTTTTATTCAAAATTACAGCTTATCTCTGGCCTTCTTGGCTAACAAATTTGTTTAAAAAAGACGCAGTTTTTTGATTTTTAGGATTGATCTCTTCTTTTGGCGGGAGATCATCTTCTGGTTTGTTTTGATAGTGATCAGCTTTTTTGTAGTTCATCGCCGAAGGAATTGAGCGGCGCTCTGTAAAGTTGTCGATCCATGAGAATCGATTTGATTTTACATCGTCAAGCGCAGAAGAAATGGTTGATTTGCGAGGTTTGAAGAAAAAGTGTTGAACAGGATCAGAGCTCTTTCCATATGACTGGAAGTTAAAGATTTGTCGCTTTGCATAATCGATTTTAAATTCAGTGTATGGATCTGGTTTTTCGGTAGACTCTGGCTTGACCAGACTTGGCCTAATAAAAATATACAAATTCTTTTTGTCGCTTGTTTTCTTTTTTGATTTAAATAAATTGCCGATAAGAGGAATGCTTGCAAATGGCTCAAATCCGTAGATCGTGTCTGTTTGTTTTGATCGTGTAAGACCGCCAAGAATCAGAACTTCGCCTTCCGCCATTGCGGCACGAGTCTCGATACTTCGAGTTGTTTTGTTGTTTCCAACTTGAATTTCGTTGCTTGTGGTAGAGCCTTCAAAGTCTTCAAAATTAATTTTGATATCAAGATCGACAATCCCTTTTGAGTTTATGCTTGGCGTAATGTTAATTGAGTTAAGAGCTTTATTTTCTTCTTGTTCCCGCAGGCCTTGAACGTTTTTAAATGCACCAATCACATTTTGTGTTTTTCCCGCAGAAAAAGTAGCTTTTTTTCGGTTTCCCACAACGGTAAATGGTTGAGTAATAATATTTGCGTTTGTTTCGCTCATCATTGCGCGCAACACTGCCCATAAGTTATTGCTCGGTCCAATTGATAGCACCGCGCCAGTAGTTGCAGATGATGTTCCGGCTTCAAGCATCGAAGCCCCTGCAGATGGTTTTGGGGTTGTTTCTGTAAGCGTTGCAGTTCCATATGAAAGAGTGTTATCAAGAAACTTGCTTAAATTTTTCTGCCGAAATTGCATCCCTAGCTGTCGACCGGCGTTTGAAGATACGTCGATTACCAGGACCTCAAGAGCGATTTGTCGTTGAGGTCGATCAAGCTTGTCGATTAGCTTGTTTATTCTCATCCAGTCTTCTTTTCCGCACGTTACAATGAGCCTGTTTCCACTGCCGTACAAACCGCCTGACTGTGATGGTGTTTCTGCAACAATATTTACGTCTTCAAAAAATTTATTATTGGCCAGATCCTCTTTTGAAATGCCTTGTGGGGGTTTTATAATATTTGTGATGAGTTTTTGCATTTGCTCTGCGGGAAGGAATCGAATATCGCGAATATGAACGCGTGTTTCTGCAATCGGCTCTACATCTAAAAATGTATTAATAAAATCTTTTATCCGCAGAATGTCTTTTTCTTGGCCAATTAAAATTAAGGTATTTCTGACCGGGTCAGGCATAATTTTTACGTTTGGAGAAAAGTAATTAACCTCTGTTTTGTTAAGCGACAAAAATTTAATCGCGTTGTCTGCTTTGTTTTTTGGTCCAAGTAGTTGATCGTTAAATAACTTTGCGATAGCAATTGCACTTTCGTAGTTAAGTTTTATGATTTGAATCGCTTGTCGTAAGCCTGTTTGATCGAGCTCTTCGATAATTTGCATAGCAGCTTTAATATTTAAAGATTTTTCTTTCATGAATAAGACGTCTAAGTCTCTATTTATTTCAACAGCACTTCTGTCGGCAAACATTGTATTTAAAATACTTTGTGCATTCTCTGCTTTAATATTACGTAAAAAATAAACGTATCGAAGAACCTGATCGGTTTCGGGTAAATCTTTTGGGGTCGTTCCGGTTGCCGAAGAATAAATAGTAAGAGGTTCTCGGCCATTTTCTTTTGAGTTTACGATGCGATAAATGTTTCCAACCTTGTTCATCGTAAAGCCATTAATTTCTAGCAGTGTTGGCAACATATCCCATGCTTGAGCAACGGTAAGAGGTTTGTAGTTGTACAATGAAATGGTGGCATTCCCCAAATCTTTGTGAGGAATAATGTTAATATTTTTTCGTTCGGCTAAAAAATTAACAATCGCAGCAACAGATGTTTTTTCAAAATTGAGTGAAAGTATTTCATTATCAATGCTACTTGCATCTTCTGGCGACAGCTCTTTGGCTACTTCTTTTTTTTGCTCAGTGGTTTTTTCTTGCTTTTCAGCAAGCGGCGATTCTTGGTTGGCAACTATCAACTCTGTATTTGGTGTGATTGCAACAAGCGGCGGAAGTTGTGGTAATTCTGAAGCGTTAAGAGCACCCCAGGTTCCCAAAAGTATAATTGAGTAGAAAAAAAGATACGTCATTTGTTGTTTGATCATTCTTCAATCGTCCTTTTAAAACGTTTTGCGGCTACAGTAAGTTTTATTGCTAAAGTTTTGTCATTTTTTTCGATGGATAACTCTTTTAACGTTAAGAGCTCATCTTTTTCAATAGCATCGATATATTGAACGATGTCTTTCATTTTAATGTTTTTTATTTGAGCGTGAAGCGATTCTTCTTCAAATCGGTCATTTCCATTAATTTCTTTTATTTCTGCGGTGTCTGACCATCCTGGCTCGGGGGTCATTTTTGTTGCTTGGCAAAAGCGTTCAAAGTAGCTTTTAAGTCCAGTAAAATCCTTTTTTTTAGTTAGTGTTTCTGCAAGATTATCTTCTTCTTGAATGACTGCATTGTATTCGCTGATGAGAAGATCTGCTTTTCCGGTTAATTCACGCGCAATTCGAATATTTCTGGCAAGGTTTCTACTTGTTGTTGTTATGTACCAAAAAGAGAACCCCAGCAGAAGGGTCAAAAAAAGAGTAAGCCCTAATAAGTATTTTCGAATAAGATCTGCCGGCGTTGTTGTAATAAATTTTGCTATCAATTTTATCATGATTCTTCTTCTTTTGAGTCGCGCATTTTAAATCGTGCGGTAAACTTTACGCCATGAGCATCGTCAGAATAACTATTTTCGGTATCTTTTGTGAGCATAATCCCTTTTGAGCTATTTAAATGTTTTTCAAATACTCCAAAATCGCTGTAATGCGCATCTGTTTTTGATTTAAATATTCCATCAAGAGCTGCACGAGGGGATTTGTCATCTTCGCTCAGTGTAAAAGATATTGCTGAAACATTTAAATTAAAGGCGCGCTGATCAATAAGCTGTGTAAGTTCGTATAAAAATTCGAGTGCGCGAAGATTTTTCCCACCAAACATATTTATTTCTTGTTCTTTTACAAAGTCTTCAATTGTTGAAATTGCTCGTTTGAGTGTTGGTTTACGCATATCTGCAAATTGTACGGGAAATTTTTCTGAAAGTTTTTTTAGTTGATTCTTTTCAATTGCCTCAAGGGTTTGTTCGAGTTGAGAAATTTGTTGATATCCAAAAAAACTTAATGAACTTGCGCTCAAAAAAATGAGAAGTAAAAACATATAAATATTGTGAGAGATTGTTCTTGCTGTCGTTTCTTCTACTGCTTCTGTGGTTAAAGAAATTTTGTTTTCTGTTTTTACGAGCAATACGCTTCCAAGCGCTGCAGCGTATACCGAAGAGTCGAAGGAATCGGTTGATGATCCTTCAAGAGTAATTTCCTTTGAAAAACATGCCTCGTGCGAAAAAACTTCAACAGCTCTGGTTGTTTTTGCAGAGAGATTTTTTAGCAGTTGTTCGGTGTCTTCTGGTGGTTGCATAAAAAAGAGAGATTGTTCGAGTTGATCTTGTGCGAATTTAAATCCAAGTGCATCAGCGCTAAATAAAATTTTATCGATCCATTCAGCATATTTTTCTGTATTAAGGGTTAGTTTATCGTCTTTTGAAAACAGATGTGATTTCCCAATTGTGATGTTTTTTACGGTTCTGAGGTATTCGCCTTGAGCAAAAATTAATTGCGTATAGTTTTCATGTGGATCCACGATTATTCGAAGTGTTATTTTTTCGTTTGCACGTGGTTGAGTTGCTGAAATAAGGGCAACAATTCCTTGAGCATCAACGGTTATTCCTGTTGGTGCTACATGAGCTAATTGATACGGAGAAAAAAGTTCATGCAAAACATTTTTTTTCAGCGTTGCGGTGATAATTTTATATGCACCATCGGTTGTTTGATCATTGATCGCAAAACCGGTGTGCCCTTCGATTGGGCTGAATGGTAAGTGTGGTTCAAGTTCTTCTTCTAAAATTAAAGCAATTTTTTCTCGATCGTTAAATGGCAGTTCAATTTCTTTAAAAATCGAGGTTGCAGATGATTCTGTAATAATTATTTGATCAAAAGAACCAAGTGACGAAATAATTTTTTGTAATTCGCTAGCGGCTGTTTCATCAGCAGAAGTGCCTTGCTCTTTGGTAAAATTAAATGGAACAATTGTGTTAGATTTAACCAGCATTTTGTTCGGAGAAACGATACACGATAGAGCAACAAAAAAACCATCTCTCATAGCCAGAGAAAGAACTTTTTGGCTCAAGAACAATTTTTGTTTGCTGTAGGTCGGCAAAAAGAGTGAAAGCACCATTTATCTAACACCTTTTATCTGGTTAACAACGGCATCGTTTTTTGCAATAGCGACTTCATTTTTTGGTTGATCATACGATGCAAGTAGTTTTTTTAGATTGTTTCTGTGGTTTGTTATTGGAGCAAGATGTTGTTCTTGTGTTTTATCACCAAAACTTAATGTTTGCTTGAGTTTTTCTCTGCGGTCTTGTTGTTGAGATATCAATTCTTGAATTTCGGCTGTTTTTATAGGAATTGCGTTGATGATTGTTCTTTCCGGAGCTTTTGCCAACGATTCTGGAAGAATTTGCGAGCTTGCAGGTGGTTCAATTAATTTTTTTATTGCTGAGCGTTGACTACTCAAAGACTCTGCTTGTGATGTTTGGCTGTCTGGGTTTGCAAGAAGTTCTTTTAGTCGAGATCGTTTTTCGCTTGAATATGTGGGAAATTGAATTTCTCTATCTAAGCTTTCTTTTGGCATAATAATATCGTTAGGAATTTTCGGTGCAGGATGTTCTGCCATTTCTGATGAAATTTCACTTAATATGGTTTTCTTTTTAGAAGGAGAAGAACTTTTTTTTCTCGAGAAAGCCTTTGTTGCCTCGGTTTTTGTTTCAACGTCTTTTTTTGATGATTTTTCTGCTTTTTCATTTGATTCAGTCATTCTTCTTACAACCAAATCATTCTCATATTCATCCTGAAAATCGAGTCGATTTTTATCTTTTATTCCGGGGTTGTAATATGGATCGTGAGCAAGGTCGACGGTTGATGGTTGGAATCG
This DNA window, taken from Candidatus Dependentiae bacterium, encodes the following:
- a CDS encoding preprotein translocase subunit YajC, which translates into the protein MVDSIISFFVTVTPFIALAISYTLLIKDKNSQISSQQNDFALGERIITTSGIVGYISKKEGDFVILEMYDGSLIEIHKTALDKKCT